The following proteins come from a genomic window of Sulfitobacter indolifex:
- a CDS encoding HK97 family phage prohead protease — MIDPGAWPGNGEALSSGAAGLEHKFARFGAVTEVEGGLEISGYASLFGAVDQGGDVVEAGAYAASLAEVAKAGRSVKMLWQHDPAQPIGVWDEVHEDGRGLWVKGRILSSVAKGREAAALIEAGAIDGLSIGYRTVKAGKNTKGQRLLSELELWEVSLVTFPMLPSARVGSKGDFKAVGDVLREMAAAFDAARSEMARG; from the coding sequence ATGATTGACCCCGGTGCTTGGCCGGGGAACGGGGAAGCTCTGTCTTCCGGGGCGGCGGGGCTGGAGCATAAGTTTGCCCGGTTTGGCGCAGTGACTGAGGTAGAGGGCGGGCTGGAAATCAGCGGTTATGCGAGCCTGTTTGGCGCGGTCGATCAGGGCGGCGACGTGGTGGAGGCGGGGGCCTATGCCGCAAGCCTTGCTGAGGTCGCGAAGGCCGGGCGTAGCGTCAAAATGCTCTGGCAGCATGACCCGGCCCAGCCCATCGGGGTTTGGGATGAGGTGCATGAGGATGGCCGGGGGCTTTGGGTTAAGGGGCGCATCTTGAGCAGTGTCGCCAAGGGGCGGGAGGCGGCGGCGCTGATTGAGGCGGGGGCGATCGATGGGCTCAGCATCGGCTACCGTACGGTAAAGGCGGGCAAAAACACCAAAGGACAGCGGCTTTTGTCTGAGTTGGAGCTTTGGGAGGTGTCGCTGGTGACCTTCCCGATGCTGCCTTCGGCGCGGGTCGGGTCCAAGGGCGATTTCAAAGCGGTGGGCGATGTCCTGCGGGAGATGGCAGCGGCATTTGACGCGGCGCGGAGCGAGATGGCGCGTGGCTAA
- a CDS encoding GTA head formation protein, RCAP_rcc01685 family, giving the protein MMAEFREIERFECAPGLRLQAHETLSAVHRENMQSRLDRIEQMMERLERRLWLTVYGVVAVILAQAVQSFLVVAP; this is encoded by the coding sequence ATGATGGCTGAATTTCGGGAAATTGAGCGGTTTGAATGTGCGCCGGGACTGCGTTTGCAGGCGCATGAGACGCTCAGCGCTGTGCACCGTGAGAACATGCAAAGCCGGCTCGATCGGATTGAGCAGATGATGGAGCGGTTGGAGCGGCGCTTGTGGCTGACGGTTTACGGCGTGGTGGCGGTGATCCTGGCGCAGGCAGTGCAATCTTTTCTGGTGGTGGCGCCGTAG
- a CDS encoding phage portal protein — translation MVFDFLRRGAAVETEEHKASATGPVVAYQTSGRVAWSPRDSVSLTRTGFCGNPVGFRSVKLIAEAAAALPLVVQDAARRYDEHPLMELMRRPNAGQGRAELLEALYGQMLLSGDGYVEAVGGEGGLPVELHVLRSDRMSVVPGADGWPVAYEYAVGGRKHRFDASGAVPPVCHIRNFHPQDDHYGFSPMQAAAMAMDVHNAASRWSKALLDNAARPSGAIVYRGAEGQGKLSEDQYDRLVSEMESHHQGARNAGRPMLLEGGLDWKPMGFSPSDMEFQKTKESAAREIALAFGVPPMLIGVQGDATYANYQEANRAFYRLTVLPLATRVTAALAEWLSGYLGEAVTLKPDLDQVPALSAERDAQWARVSAAAFLSDAEKRSLLGLPVVADDG, via the coding sequence ATGGTATTCGATTTTCTACGGCGCGGCGCGGCAGTGGAGACAGAGGAGCACAAAGCCTCGGCCACCGGGCCTGTCGTGGCCTATCAGACCTCGGGTCGTGTCGCGTGGAGCCCACGGGACAGCGTGAGCCTTACCCGGACTGGTTTTTGTGGCAACCCAGTGGGGTTTCGGTCGGTCAAGTTGATTGCCGAGGCGGCGGCAGCGCTGCCGTTGGTCGTGCAGGACGCGGCGCGGCGGTATGATGAGCATCCGCTGATGGAGCTCATGCGCCGTCCGAATGCGGGTCAGGGCCGGGCTGAATTGCTGGAGGCGCTTTACGGGCAGATGCTGCTCAGTGGGGACGGCTATGTTGAGGCCGTGGGCGGCGAGGGTGGTCTTCCGGTTGAGTTGCATGTGTTGCGCTCGGATCGGATGAGTGTGGTGCCGGGGGCGGATGGCTGGCCGGTGGCTTATGAATATGCGGTGGGCGGGCGCAAGCATCGCTTTGATGCAAGTGGGGCGGTGCCGCCGGTCTGTCATATCCGCAATTTCCACCCGCAGGACGATCACTATGGGTTCAGCCCCATGCAGGCGGCGGCGATGGCGATGGATGTGCATAACGCGGCGAGCCGCTGGTCAAAGGCGCTCTTGGACAATGCAGCGCGGCCTTCGGGGGCGATTGTGTATCGCGGGGCTGAGGGGCAGGGCAAGCTGAGTGAGGATCAGTATGACCGCCTGGTGAGCGAGATGGAAAGTCATCATCAGGGGGCGCGCAATGCCGGGCGGCCGATGCTTTTGGAGGGCGGTTTGGACTGGAAGCCTATGGGATTCTCGCCCTCGGATATGGAGTTTCAGAAGACCAAGGAGAGTGCGGCGCGGGAGATTGCGCTCGCCTTTGGGGTGCCGCCGATGCTGATCGGGGTGCAGGGGGATGCGACTTACGCGAATTATCAGGAGGCGAATCGGGCGTTCTATCGCCTGACGGTGCTGCCGCTGGCGACACGGGTGACGGCGGCGCTGGCGGAGTGGCTGAGCGGGTATCTGGGTGAGGCGGTGACGTTGAAGCCGGACCTCGATCAAGTGCCGGCGCTGTCGGCGGAGCGGGACGCGCAATGGGCGCGGGTGTCAGCGGCGGCATTCTTGAGTGATGCGGAAAAGCGCAGCTTGCTGGGGCTACCGGTGGTGGCGGATGATGGCTGA
- a CDS encoding DNA-packaging protein: MPSTWTRRGLTSGASWIACADAQTQAQFLNDLGEGELLALPFLFEFWALNHQLPPEGDWRTWVIMGGRGAGKTRAGAEWVRSKVEGSRPLDPGECSRVALVGETIEQVREVMIFGDSGILACSPPDRRPDWEATRKRLVWPNGAIATVHTAHDPEGLRGPQFDAAWVDELAKWKRGQEAWDQLQFALRLGERPQVCVTTTPRNVDVLKALLQSPSTVTTHAPTEANAANLAGSFLEEVRARYRGTRLGRQELDGVLLADAEGALWTSALLEAGRVQVAPELDRIVVGLDPATTSGAGSDECGIVVVGAQTQGPPQEWRAVVLADCTVQGATPNGWAQAAIAAMTRYGADRLVAEVNQGGQLVSEVLRQVDPLVSLKTVHAARGKVARAEPVAALYEQGRVSHLPGLDALEDQMCLMTARGYEGKGSPDRVDALVWALHELMIEPASQWRSPGVRSL, from the coding sequence ATGCCCTCGACATGGACAAGGCGCGGGCTGACATCGGGTGCAAGCTGGATCGCCTGCGCCGATGCTCAGACCCAGGCGCAGTTTCTGAATGACCTAGGTGAGGGAGAGCTTCTGGCTCTCCCTTTTTTGTTCGAGTTCTGGGCGTTAAATCATCAACTGCCGCCTGAGGGCGATTGGCGGACATGGGTCATCATGGGCGGGCGCGGTGCGGGAAAGACGCGCGCCGGGGCGGAATGGGTGCGCAGCAAGGTTGAGGGGAGTAGGCCGCTCGATCCCGGTGAGTGCAGTCGCGTGGCGCTGGTGGGCGAGACCATTGAGCAGGTGCGCGAGGTGATGATCTTTGGCGACAGTGGGATCTTGGCCTGTAGCCCGCCGGACCGGAGGCCCGATTGGGAGGCGACGCGCAAGCGGCTGGTTTGGCCGAATGGGGCAATCGCCACGGTGCATACGGCGCATGACCCCGAAGGGCTGCGCGGGCCGCAGTTTGATGCGGCTTGGGTGGATGAACTGGCGAAATGGAAGCGCGGGCAGGAGGCTTGGGACCAGTTGCAGTTTGCCTTGCGTTTGGGCGAGCGGCCTCAGGTCTGTGTGACGACGACGCCGCGCAATGTGGATGTGTTGAAGGCGCTGCTGCAATCGCCCTCGACGGTCACGACCCATGCGCCAACAGAGGCGAATGCGGCCAATCTGGCGGGGTCGTTCCTTGAGGAGGTGCGGGCGCGGTATCGCGGCACGCGGTTGGGGCGGCAGGAGTTGGATGGGGTTCTGCTGGCGGATGCAGAGGGGGCGCTGTGGACCTCGGCTTTGCTAGAGGCGGGGCGGGTACAAGTGGCGCCTGAGTTGGATCGGATCGTGGTGGGCTTGGACCCGGCGACGACCAGTGGGGCGGGCTCGGATGAATGTGGGATTGTCGTTGTGGGGGCGCAAACCCAAGGACCGCCGCAGGAGTGGCGGGCGGTGGTGCTGGCTGATTGCACGGTGCAGGGGGCCACGCCCAACGGTTGGGCGCAGGCGGCGATTGCGGCGATGACGCGCTATGGCGCGGATCGGCTGGTGGCCGAGGTGAACCAAGGGGGGCAGTTGGTTTCAGAGGTGCTGCGGCAGGTTGATCCGCTGGTCTCGCTCAAAACGGTGCATGCGGCGCGGGGCAAGGTTGCGCGGGCGGAGCCAGTGGCCGCGCTTTATGAACAAGGGCGCGTGAGCCATCTGCCGGGGCTGGATGCGCTGGAGGACCAGATGTGTCTGATGACGGCGCGGGGGTACGAGGGCAAAGGCAGTCCAGACCGTGTCGATGCGCTGGTCTGGGCGCTGCATGAGCTGATGATCGAGCCTGCATCGCAGTGGCGTAGTCCGGGGGTGCGGAGCCTGTAG
- the mltG gene encoding endolytic transglycosylase MltG, translating to MWRHIASNAVTFLLVGLFLLGGIVLWGKSEYVSEGPLDQAICVQVERGSNMRQVSQSLEEQGAVSSPAIFRMGADYEEKSGSLKAGSFLVQPRTSMQGIVDVVTQGGASTCGTEVVYRVGVNRVSVQVRELDPVTSRFIERAEFTPGEEEAPEAYSEISGKNDTRFRVALAEGVTSWQVVEALKQVDQLTGEVEELPAEGSLAPDSYEVRPGDDRAAVVARMAAAQEVLLAEAFAARDADLPIETPEELLILASIIEKETGVAAEREQVASVFVNRLNQGMRLQTDPTVIYGVTEGKGVLGRGLRRSELRAETPWNTYVINGLPPTPIANPGRASLMAAAQPAETDFVFFVADGTGGHAFAETLDEHNANVAKWRKIEAERGAEAAGNASTGGN from the coding sequence ATGTGGCGTCATATCGCCTCTAACGCCGTGACGTTTCTGTTGGTCGGTCTGTTTCTGCTCGGAGGTATCGTCCTGTGGGGCAAGTCGGAGTATGTCTCTGAAGGGCCGTTGGATCAGGCAATTTGTGTGCAGGTTGAGCGCGGCTCAAACATGCGGCAGGTAAGCCAGAGCCTTGAAGAACAGGGCGCGGTTTCTTCGCCTGCGATCTTTCGCATGGGTGCGGACTATGAGGAGAAGTCGGGCAGCCTGAAGGCGGGCAGCTTCCTTGTGCAGCCCCGCACGTCTATGCAGGGGATTGTTGATGTCGTGACCCAAGGCGGTGCCAGCACTTGCGGCACTGAGGTGGTTTACCGGGTCGGCGTGAACCGTGTGAGCGTGCAGGTTCGTGAGTTGGACCCCGTGACCAGCCGCTTTATTGAGCGGGCGGAATTCACGCCGGGTGAGGAAGAAGCGCCAGAGGCCTATTCCGAAATCTCCGGCAAGAACGACACGCGGTTTCGCGTGGCTTTGGCCGAAGGCGTGACAAGCTGGCAGGTGGTTGAGGCACTGAAGCAAGTGGATCAACTGACCGGTGAGGTTGAGGAACTGCCCGCTGAGGGGAGCCTTGCACCAGACAGTTATGAAGTGCGCCCGGGCGATGATCGCGCTGCGGTGGTCGCGCGGATGGCGGCGGCGCAAGAGGTGCTCTTGGCGGAAGCTTTTGCGGCGCGCGACGCTGATCTGCCGATCGAAACGCCTGAGGAATTGCTGATCCTTGCGTCGATCATTGAAAAGGAAACCGGCGTGGCAGCAGAGCGGGAGCAGGTGGCGAGCGTTTTCGTGAACCGTCTGAACCAAGGCATGCGTCTGCAAACGGACCCGACGGTGATCTATGGTGTGACCGAGGGTAAGGGCGTGTTGGGCCGCGGTTTGCGCCGCTCTGAGCTGCGGGCAGAGACGCCGTGGAACACCTATGTGATCAACGGTCTGCCACCGACCCCAATCGCCAATCCGGGCCGTGCGAGCCTGATGGCGGCAGCGCAACCGGCGGAGACGGATTTTGTCTTCTTCGTCGCGGATGGCACCGGTGGGCACGCTTTTGCTGAGACCTTGGACGAGCATAACGCCAATGTTGCGAAGTGGCGCAAGATCGAAGCAGAGCGCGGCGCGGAAGCGGCCGGGAATGCCTCAACGGGTGGTAACTGA
- the fabF gene encoding beta-ketoacyl-ACP synthase II has translation MRRVVVTGLGLVTPLADGVEESWTRILDGQSGAGPITGFDPSKLVTQYACEVPLGDGSNGTFDANKYMEPKEQRKVDTFILFGMAAAQQAVEDSGWLPTEKEDQERTGVLIGSGIGGLNSIANTAVMMAEKGPRRVSPFFVPGALINLISGQVSIRYGFKGPNHSVVTACSTGAHAIGDAARLIKYGDADVMIAGGAEAAICEIGMAGFNACKALSTKRGDDPKKASRPYDIDRDGFVMGEGAGIVVLEEYEHAKARGAKIYAEVLGYGLSGDAHHITAPSEDGEGGERSMRAALKNAGLEPKDVDYINAHGTSTMADTIELGAVERLMGDAADKVTMSSTKSATGHLLGAAGAIEAIFCMLAIRDQVAPPTINLDNPAVETPIDLAPNKKVERKIDIALSNSFGFGGTNASVLFGKVR, from the coding sequence ATGCGCAGAGTTGTAGTAACGGGTTTGGGTTTGGTTACCCCGCTCGCGGACGGTGTGGAAGAAAGCTGGACACGGATCCTTGATGGGCAATCCGGGGCCGGGCCGATCACCGGGTTTGATCCCAGCAAGTTGGTCACCCAATACGCCTGCGAAGTGCCGTTGGGTGACGGCAGCAATGGCACCTTTGACGCCAATAAATACATGGAGCCGAAAGAGCAGCGGAAGGTCGATACCTTCATTCTGTTCGGCATGGCCGCCGCCCAGCAGGCGGTTGAGGATTCGGGTTGGTTGCCAACCGAGAAAGAAGATCAGGAGCGCACTGGCGTATTGATCGGCTCTGGCATCGGCGGGTTGAACTCTATCGCCAATACCGCCGTGATGATGGCCGAGAAGGGGCCGCGCCGTGTGAGCCCGTTCTTCGTGCCGGGCGCGCTGATCAACCTGATCTCGGGTCAGGTGTCGATCCGTTACGGTTTTAAAGGGCCGAACCATTCGGTGGTGACTGCCTGTTCGACCGGGGCACATGCCATCGGCGATGCGGCGCGTCTGATCAAATACGGCGATGCGGATGTGATGATTGCAGGCGGCGCTGAGGCGGCGATTTGTGAGATCGGCATGGCGGGTTTCAACGCTTGTAAGGCGCTGTCGACCAAACGCGGCGACGACCCCAAGAAGGCCAGCCGCCCCTATGACATAGACCGTGACGGTTTCGTCATGGGCGAGGGCGCGGGCATCGTGGTGCTGGAAGAGTATGAGCACGCCAAGGCGCGCGGTGCGAAGATCTATGCCGAAGTGCTGGGCTATGGCCTGTCGGGCGATGCGCATCACATCACCGCGCCGTCTGAGGATGGCGAAGGCGGCGAACGCTCCATGCGGGCAGCGCTCAAGAATGCTGGTCTGGAGCCGAAGGACGTCGATTACATCAACGCGCATGGCACCTCGACCATGGCTGATACCATCGAATTGGGTGCGGTTGAGCGTTTGATGGGCGATGCGGCGGACAAGGTAACCATGTCGTCGACCAAATCCGCCACGGGGCACCTTTTGGGGGCTGCGGGCGCGATTGAGGCGATCTTCTGCATGCTCGCGATCCGCGATCAGGTGGCGCCGCCGACGATCAACCTTGATAACCCGGCGGTTGAGACACCGATTGATCTGGCCCCCAACAAAAAGGTCGAGCGTAAGATCGACATCGCGCTGAGCAATTCGTTTGGTTTCGGCGGGACGAACGCATCGGTGCTGTTCGGGAAAGTCCGCTAA
- a CDS encoding GNAT family N-acetyltransferase, which produces MSRTIPTINTARLTLRAMRAEDFERYAEIWAMPDVADRILDRPRAKAQSWDAFLRNAGHWQITGFGQWAVQLHRQREMLGQTGFVFGSRNFGEDFDTYPEARMVLAPQAQDQRLGSEAARAAHEWFDRVITGRTVCMISAGNEAALRIAGALGYQALREAKTAGGPVHLMTRRGPPV; this is translated from the coding sequence ATGTCCCGAACGATCCCCACCATCAACACAGCCAGACTGACCCTGCGTGCCATGCGTGCCGAGGATTTTGAGCGTTACGCTGAGATCTGGGCGATGCCGGATGTGGCGGATCGCATACTTGATCGGCCCCGGGCGAAAGCGCAGTCGTGGGACGCGTTTTTGCGCAATGCAGGCCATTGGCAGATCACGGGATTCGGACAATGGGCTGTGCAGCTTCATCGGCAGAGAGAGATGCTGGGGCAGACTGGCTTCGTCTTTGGTTCAAGGAATTTCGGTGAGGATTTCGATACTTACCCCGAAGCACGGATGGTCTTGGCCCCGCAGGCGCAGGATCAGCGTTTGGGGAGTGAGGCGGCGCGGGCGGCGCATGAGTGGTTTGATCGGGTGATCACCGGGCGGACGGTTTGCATGATCTCTGCGGGTAACGAGGCGGCGTTGCGCATCGCGGGCGCGCTTGGGTATCAGGCGCTGCGTGAGGCAAAGACGGCTGGTGGCCCGGTGCATCTGATGACCCGACGCGGACCGCCGGTCTAA
- a CDS encoding acyl carrier protein encodes MSDVADRVKKIVVEHLSVEEEKVTENASFIDDLGADSLDTVELVMAFEEEFGIEIPDDAAENIQTVGDAVKFIKEAS; translated from the coding sequence ATGAGCGACGTCGCAGACCGCGTGAAAAAGATCGTTGTGGAACACCTGAGCGTGGAAGAGGAAAAAGTGACTGAGAATGCGTCGTTCATCGACGATCTCGGCGCAGACAGCCTCGACACCGTGGAACTGGTGATGGCGTTCGAAGAAGAGTTCGGCATCGAGATTCCCGATGACGCCGCTGAGAACATTCAGACCGTTGGCGATGCGGTCAAGTTCATCAAAGAAGCCTCCTAA
- the fabG gene encoding 3-oxoacyl-[acyl-carrier-protein] reductase: MFDLTGKNALITGASGGIGADIARKLHAQGATVGLSGTRTEPLEALKAELGERAHVLPCNLSDMEAVDALPKQAAEAMGSVDILVNNAGITRDNLFMRMSDDEWNSVLNVNLTATFKLCKGVMRGMMKARWGRIINISSVVGATGNPGQANYAASKAGVVGMSKSLAYEVASRGITVNAVAPGFITTAMTDKLTDEQKSGIMGQIPAGRMGDPDEIAAAVVYLSSAEAAYVTGTTLHVNGGMAML; this comes from the coding sequence ATGTTCGATCTTACAGGTAAGAATGCCCTGATCACCGGCGCTTCGGGCGGCATCGGCGCGGATATCGCCCGCAAATTGCACGCTCAGGGCGCGACCGTTGGCCTATCGGGCACGCGGACCGAACCGTTGGAGGCGCTGAAGGCCGAACTGGGCGAGCGCGCGCATGTGCTGCCGTGCAACCTGAGTGACATGGAGGCCGTTGATGCGCTGCCGAAACAGGCGGCTGAGGCGATGGGCTCGGTCGATATTCTGGTGAACAACGCAGGCATCACCCGCGACAACCTGTTCATGCGCATGTCGGATGATGAGTGGAATTCGGTTCTGAACGTGAACCTGACCGCGACCTTTAAGCTGTGCAAAGGTGTGATGCGCGGAATGATGAAGGCGCGTTGGGGCCGGATCATCAATATCTCCAGCGTCGTGGGCGCGACGGGCAACCCCGGTCAGGCGAACTATGCGGCCTCTAAGGCGGGTGTTGTGGGCATGTCAAAGTCGCTGGCATATGAGGTGGCGAGCCGTGGTATTACGGTGAATGCCGTGGCACCGGGCTTTATCACCACCGCCATGACAGACAAGCTGACGGACGAGCAAAAGTCTGGAATCATGGGGCAAATTCCTGCCGGTCGTATGGGCGACCCGGATGAGATTGCCGCCGCTGTGGTCTATCTTTCCAGTGCTGAGGCTGCTTATGTGACAGGGACCACCTTGCATGTGAACGGCGGTATGGCCATGTTGTGA
- a CDS encoding COG3904 family protein, protein MMRLFAALAMVVSLVACGTIENASDGTRMQVQGPYLLMSGTITSRTPATFARHLAENRRIDTVVLGQIDGSIDAAATHRMGRQIRAAGLATELRANSVVDSGGVELFIAGAKRRMAPGAVLRVHSWRNGYREGSSYPRQSPKHQMTRRYMAEMLGNDGFYWFTLQAAPSDRIHKMTADEIRRYGLLTRP, encoded by the coding sequence GTGATGCGGCTTTTTGCGGCACTTGCGATGGTCGTATCGCTGGTGGCCTGTGGCACGATCGAAAACGCCAGTGATGGCACTCGGATGCAGGTTCAGGGGCCGTATTTATTAATGTCGGGCACAATCACCAGCCGTACGCCTGCGACTTTCGCGCGCCATCTGGCCGAGAATCGGCGAATTGATACGGTGGTACTGGGGCAGATCGACGGCTCAATTGACGCAGCAGCGACCCACCGGATGGGGCGGCAGATTCGCGCAGCGGGGCTGGCAACCGAGCTGCGGGCGAACAGTGTGGTTGATTCTGGGGGTGTTGAGTTGTTCATCGCCGGGGCCAAACGGCGTATGGCACCGGGGGCGGTATTGCGGGTGCATAGCTGGCGCAATGGGTACCGCGAAGGCAGCAGCTATCCCCGGCAATCGCCGAAACATCAGATGACACGGCGCTATATGGCTGAGATGCTGGGCAATGACGGCTTTTACTGGTTTACCTTGCAGGCAGCGCCATCTGACAGGATACACAAGATGACAGCAGATGAAATTCGCCGCTACGGGCTGCTGACGCGGCCCTGA
- the fabD gene encoding ACP S-malonyltransferase — protein sequence MSIAFVFPGQGAQTIGMGRDLADAYPEARAVFDEVDAALGEKLSELIWEGDIETLTLTQNAQPALMATSMAAMAALKAEGITVDKAAYVAGHSLGEYSALCAAGSLSLSDTARLLRIRGKAMQAAVPVGEGAMAAILGLGIEETEKLAEAAAEGEVCQVANENDPSQNVLSGHKAAVERAVAMAKDAGAKRALLLPVSAPFHCPLMGPAAEEMAKALGEVTFNDPTVPLVANVTAEAVSDAQKISDLLVEQVTGRVRWRSSVEWMAAQGVTEVWEIGAGKALTGMIRRIDKSLVTRNIGTPDEVKAAKAA from the coding sequence ATGAGCATTGCATTCGTTTTCCCGGGCCAGGGTGCCCAGACCATCGGCATGGGCCGCGATCTGGCTGACGCTTATCCAGAAGCACGCGCCGTCTTTGATGAGGTCGATGCAGCTTTGGGCGAGAAGTTGTCGGAGCTGATCTGGGAGGGCGACATCGAGACGCTGACCCTGACGCAGAACGCACAGCCGGCGCTGATGGCCACGTCGATGGCGGCGATGGCGGCGTTGAAGGCGGAAGGGATTACCGTCGATAAGGCCGCCTATGTCGCAGGCCATAGTCTTGGTGAATACTCCGCGCTTTGTGCTGCCGGATCACTGTCATTGTCGGATACCGCGCGGTTGCTGCGCATTCGTGGCAAGGCCATGCAGGCCGCCGTTCCCGTGGGTGAGGGCGCGATGGCCGCGATCCTTGGGCTTGGTATTGAAGAGACTGAAAAGCTGGCCGAGGCGGCTGCCGAAGGTGAAGTCTGCCAGGTCGCCAATGAAAACGACCCGAGCCAGAACGTTTTGTCGGGCCATAAGGCCGCCGTGGAGCGGGCTGTGGCGATGGCCAAGGACGCTGGCGCCAAGCGCGCGTTGTTGCTGCCGGTTTCTGCGCCTTTCCATTGCCCGCTGATGGGGCCAGCCGCCGAAGAGATGGCGAAGGCTTTGGGAGAAGTTACTTTCAATGATCCCACCGTGCCGCTGGTGGCTAATGTCACCGCCGAAGCGGTGAGTGACGCGCAGAAGATAAGCGATCTGCTGGTTGAGCAGGTCACGGGCCGCGTGCGCTGGCGGTCTTCCGTCGAGTGGATGGCCGCGCAGGGCGTGACCGAAGTGTGGGAGATCGGCGCAGGCAAAGCGTTGACGGGCATGATCCGCCGGATCGACAAATCCCTCGTGACCCGCAACATCGGCACGCCGGATGAGGTCAAAGCCGCAAAAGCGGCATAA
- the rpsF gene encoding 30S ribosomal protein S6 gives MPLYEHVMIARQDLSNTQAEGLIEHFGTVLADNDGKLVDSEYWGVKTMAYKINKNRKGHYAFLRSDAPATAVQEMERLMRLHDDVMRVLTIKVDEHKELPSVQMQKRDERPDRRERR, from the coding sequence ATGCCGCTATATGAGCATGTTATGATTGCGCGTCAGGACTTGTCCAACACGCAAGCAGAAGGCCTCATCGAACACTTTGGCACCGTCCTCGCGGACAACGACGGCAAGCTCGTCGACAGCGAGTACTGGGGCGTCAAAACGATGGCCTACAAGATCAACAAAAACCGCAAGGGCCACTATGCCTTCCTGCGTTCGGACGCACCTGCGACCGCCGTGCAGGAAATGGAACGCCTGATGCGCCTGCATGACGATGTGATGCGTGTTCTGACCATCAAGGTCGATGAGCACAAAGAGCTTCCGTCCGTACAGATGCAAAAGCGTGACGAGCGGCCCGACCGCCGCGAACGCCGTTGA
- the rpsR gene encoding 30S ribosomal protein S18, whose protein sequence is MAAKPFFRRRKVCPFSGDNAPAIDYKDTRLLQRYISERGKIVPSRITAVSAKKQRELARAIKRARFLALLPYAVK, encoded by the coding sequence ATGGCTGCAAAACCATTTTTCCGTCGTCGTAAAGTGTGCCCTTTCTCGGGCGACAACGCACCTGCGATTGACTACAAGGACACACGTCTGCTGCAACGCTACATCTCTGAGCGTGGCAAGATCGTTCCTTCCCGTATCACCGCCGTATCGGCCAAGAAGCAACGCGAACTGGCCCGTGCCATCAAACGCGCTCGTTTCCTCGCCCTGCTGCCCTACGCCGTTAAGTAA
- the rplI gene encoding 50S ribosomal protein L9 — protein sequence MQVILLERVAKLGQMGEVVDVKSGYARNYLLPQGKALSASKANVEAFEGQKAQLEAQNLETKKEAEAMSEKLNGQQFVVIRSASDAGALYGSVTTRDAAEAATAEGFSVDRKQVVLGQPIKDLGVHEVQVVLHPEVTATIELNVARSPEEAELQASGKSIQEMAAEEEAAAEFEISELFDDIGSAADEDGDSDIVRTPEGDAQDDSNS from the coding sequence ATGCAAGTTATCCTTCTGGAACGTGTGGCCAAACTGGGCCAGATGGGCGAAGTCGTCGACGTGAAGTCGGGCTACGCTCGCAACTACCTTCTGCCCCAGGGCAAGGCGCTGTCGGCCTCCAAGGCCAACGTCGAAGCCTTCGAAGGTCAGAAAGCCCAGCTTGAGGCGCAAAACCTCGAGACCAAAAAAGAAGCCGAAGCCATGTCGGAAAAGCTGAACGGTCAGCAATTCGTCGTGATTCGCTCTGCTTCCGACGCTGGCGCGCTTTATGGCTCTGTCACCACACGTGACGCCGCCGAAGCTGCTACAGCCGAAGGTTTCTCGGTTGACCGCAAGCAGGTTGTTCTGGGCCAGCCCATCAAAGATCTGGGTGTCCACGAAGTTCAGGTTGTTCTGCACCCCGAAGTGACCGCCACAATCGAGCTGAACGTTGCACGTTCGCCCGAAGAGGCCGAGCTTCAGGCGTCCGGCAAATCGATTCAGGAAATGGCCGCCGAAGAGGAAGCCGCTGCTGAATTCGAGATCTCCGAACTGTTTGACGACATCGGCTCTGCCGCTGACGAAGACGGCGACTCGGACATTGTGCGCACCCCTGAGGGCGACGCACAGGACGACAGCAACAGCTGA